From the genome of Bosea sp. Tri-49, one region includes:
- the guaB gene encoding IMP dehydrogenase: protein MATITDGLIRDGLTFDDVLLEPGPSEVMPSDVDISTKLTKTISLNLPIIASAMDTVTEAKMAIAMAQAGGLGVVHRNLDPDQQAAQVRLVKKFESGMIANPIIIHPDETLADALALMKNNGISGIPVVERGPQGHNGKLVGILTNRDVRFAANPEQPVSELMTKDRLITVREGVGQDEARRLLHQFRIEKLLVVDDHYRCIGLITVKDMEKQVTHPHAAKDSQGRLLVAAATTTGDQGFERSELLIDAGVDIIVVDTAHGHSAKVLEAVTRVKKLSNTVQIIAGNVATAGGAQALIDAGADAVKVGIGPGSICTTRIVAGVGVPQLTAIMDAASAAQKAGIPVIADGGIKYSGDLAKALAAGASCAMVGSLLAGTDETPGEAFLYQGRSYKAYRGMGSVGAMARGSADRYFQQDIKDALKLVPEGIEGQVAYKGPVSSVLHQLAGGLRAAMGYVGGRNLEDYRSKARFIRITSAGLRESHVHDVTIVRESPNYPTRS, encoded by the coding sequence ATGGCGACGATCACTGACGGTCTCATTCGCGACGGTTTGACCTTCGACGATGTGCTGCTCGAGCCCGGCCCGTCCGAGGTGATGCCGAGCGATGTCGACATCTCGACCAAGCTGACCAAGACCATCTCGCTGAACCTGCCGATCATTGCCTCGGCAATGGACACGGTCACCGAAGCCAAGATGGCGATCGCCATGGCGCAGGCCGGCGGCCTCGGCGTCGTGCATCGCAACCTCGACCCCGACCAGCAGGCGGCGCAGGTCCGCCTCGTCAAGAAGTTCGAGTCGGGGATGATCGCTAACCCGATCATCATCCACCCGGACGAGACGCTGGCCGATGCGCTGGCCCTGATGAAGAACAATGGGATTTCCGGCATTCCGGTGGTCGAGCGCGGTCCGCAGGGGCACAACGGCAAGCTCGTCGGCATCCTGACCAATCGCGACGTGCGTTTCGCCGCCAATCCCGAGCAGCCCGTCTCGGAGCTGATGACCAAGGACCGGCTGATCACGGTGCGCGAGGGCGTCGGCCAGGACGAGGCGCGGCGCCTGCTGCACCAGTTCCGGATCGAGAAGCTTCTGGTGGTCGACGACCATTATCGCTGCATCGGCCTGATCACCGTCAAGGACATGGAAAAGCAGGTCACCCACCCGCACGCCGCCAAGGACTCGCAGGGAAGACTGCTGGTCGCGGCCGCCACCACGACCGGCGATCAGGGCTTCGAGCGTTCGGAGCTTCTGATCGATGCTGGTGTCGACATCATCGTCGTCGATACCGCCCACGGCCACTCCGCCAAGGTGCTGGAGGCGGTGACGCGGGTGAAGAAGCTTTCCAATACCGTCCAGATCATCGCCGGCAATGTCGCGACTGCCGGCGGTGCGCAGGCCCTGATCGATGCCGGCGCCGACGCGGTCAAGGTTGGTATCGGCCCGGGCTCGATCTGCACGACACGGATCGTCGCCGGCGTCGGCGTACCTCAGCTAACCGCGATCATGGATGCAGCCTCTGCCGCACAGAAGGCGGGTATCCCGGTGATCGCCGATGGCGGCATCAAGTATTCGGGCGATCTCGCCAAGGCACTCGCCGCCGGCGCCTCCTGCGCCATGGTCGGCTCACTGCTTGCGGGCACTGACGAGACGCCTGGTGAGGCCTTCCTCTATCAGGGCCGCTCCTACAAGGCCTATCGCGGCATGGGCTCGGTCGGCGCGATGGCGCGCGGCTCGGCGGACCGCTACTTCCAGCAGGACATCAAGGATGCGCTGAAGCTGGTGCCAGAGGGCATCGAGGGCCAGGTCGCCTATAAGGGGCCAGTCTCCAGCGTTCTGCACCAGCTCGCCGGCGGCCTGCGCGCCGCGATGGGTTATGTCGGCGGCCGCAATCTCGAGGACTACCGCAGCAAGGCGCGATTCATCCGTATCACCAGCGCCGGCCTGCGCGAGAGCCACGTCCACGACGTGACCATCGTGCGCGAGAGCCCGAACTACCCGACGCGCTCCTAA
- a CDS encoding MAPEG family protein translates to MTLKLVYPALAQILWSFVVLVIMFLRRQKAFANREVRLADIAVSTERYPEPARLAAANFSNQFETPLLFFALILIAMHVCATGYVMAALAWAYVATRIVHTLIHTGSNRLQRRAIVFAIGVACLFFMWLGIVIAVV, encoded by the coding sequence ATGACGCTCAAGCTGGTCTATCCGGCGCTGGCCCAGATCCTCTGGAGCTTTGTTGTCCTCGTCATCATGTTCCTGCGCCGCCAGAAGGCCTTCGCCAATCGCGAGGTTCGGCTGGCGGACATTGCGGTCTCGACCGAACGCTATCCGGAGCCGGCGCGGCTCGCAGCGGCCAATTTCAGTAATCAGTTCGAAACTCCGCTCCTGTTCTTCGCGCTGATCCTGATCGCGATGCATGTCTGCGCGACTGGCTATGTTATGGCGGCGCTAGCCTGGGCTTATGTCGCGACCCGGATTGTGCATACACTGATCCACACTGGCTCGAACAGGCTGCAACGACGCGCGATCGTCTTCGCAATTGGCGTCGCATGCTTGTTTTTCATGTGGCTCGGCATCGTGATTGCCGTCGTCTGA